Within Chthonomonadales bacterium, the genomic segment CGCCCGCAACCTCGCCGAGGACAACCCGGCGCTGCCGGAGGCCGGACCGCACTACTACCGCGGCGGGGGCGTCTACATGGGCGGCGGGTCGCTCTCGGTGACGAGCTGCACCATCGTGGAGAACGAGGTGACCGGCCACGCCGCCGTGTTCTCGGGCAAGCCGAACATCGGCGGCGGAGGCATCGCCGCCACCATCGGCAACGCGCATACGGTGGAGGACGTGTGGGTGCAGCACTCCGTGGTCGCCGGGAACCGGCTCAACGGCGCGGCGGAGGATTGGTTCGCCGGCTCCCTGCTGAACTTCACCAGCGGTGGCTACAACCTGTTTGGCGTCCTCGACTTCACCCAGATCCTGGCGCCGTGCCCCGACTGGACCTTCCTGAGCCGCAGGCACTACCCGAAGGCGGGCGACCGTGACGGCGTCGCGCTGGCGCAGGCCCTCGATCTGGGCGGCACCACGCGTCACGCCTCCGTCGTGTCGGCGGGCACCGACGCGGGCCAGCCCGCCGTGCTCTCCTACACGCCAGGTGCGCTGGCCCTCGACCGCATCCCGCCCGCCGCCTACGCGCTCGACTACGTCCACGCCGGCTACACGGGTTTCGGCAAGGACACCGACGACTTCCTCAACCACGTTCTGGCTCGCGTGCGCGCGGTCTACGGCTCCACTCTCGGCGCGGGTTTCGGTGCGGGTTTCGGCGACATGACGGGCGTCACCTGGTACGGTCCGCGCGTCGCCTGGCCGAGCGAGCCGGCCAACGCGCCGTGGATCGCCTTCTGGCGCCAGCTCGACGCCGAGATCGGCGACCGGCTCGGCATGGCGGGCCTCGGGGACGAGTTCTGGGGTAGCTTCGCCAGCGGCCCCCTGGGTGGCCAGATCACGATGCAGGTCCAACGCAGTCGCCGGACCTACCGGCTCGTCGGCGCCGACCAGGCGGGTCGGAGCCGCCCCTCCGGCGGGCGCGGCGACGTCGGCGCCATCGAGCGATAGGTCGCGCGCCGCGGCGCGTGATTTCCAGCGGGACCCCTTGACAAACGCCGCATGTCGCCCTATCATGAAACTAGTTTACTAAACTAGTTTGGCAGGCGAGAGATGCGGCGCAGGTCGACGGGCAAAGACGTGGCGGAACGGGCCGGCGTGTCACTGACCACGGTCTCCTTCGTGCTGAACGGTCGGACCGACCGGGCCATCAGCGACGAGACGCGCGAGCGCGTGCTCGGCGCCGCCCGCGAGCTCGGCTACCGGCCCAACGGCCTGGTACGCGGCCTGGTACGAGGTCGCACCCAGACCGTAGGCGTCGTCGTTCCCCGCCTCGACAGCAGCTTCCACGCCACCATCGTGCAGGGCATCCAGGAGGTCTGCGCCCGTCGCGACCACCGGATTCTGCTGGCCGACTCCCGCCATGAGCTCGAGTACGAGCAGCGACAGGTGGACCTCTTGCTCGAGCACCGCGTGGACGGCATCATCTCCGTGGCGATGCCGGACGACGCGCCCGCCGAGCGCACGCGCTCCTGGGTGGGGCGGCTGGCGGCCGAGGGGGTGGCCTTCCTGGTGGTGGACGACCACTCGTTCGGCGACCTCGTGGACTGCGTCGTCTCCGATGACCTTCGCGGGGCGCGCCTGGCGGCCGAGCACCTGATCGCGCTCGGGCACCGGCGCATCGCGCATCTGAGCGCCGGGCAGGCGATGAGCTCCTCTCGCGACCGCCGCGCGGGCTACCTGGCGGCCCTCGCCGCCGCAGGCGTTGCGCCGGACGAGCGCCTGATCGCCGGCGGATCCTACTTTCTGCGCGCCGAGGAGCTGCGCCGGGCCGCCGAGGCGCTCCTCGCGCTCCCCGACCGCCCCACCGCCCTCTTCGCCGCCAACGACGACCTGGCGGCCGAGGCGATCGCCGCCGCGCGCGACCTCGGCCTGCATGTGCCTGGCGACCTGGCCGTGGCGGGCTACGGCAACACGGAGGTCGGCCGTCACTTGGAGATCACCAGCATCCATCAGGAGCCGCTGGAGATGGGCCGGCGCGCCGCCCTGCGGCTCTCGACCCGCCTGGAGGAGCGGGACCTGCCTCCCGAGATCGAGCTTCTCCCCGTGCGTCTCGTCGTCCGCGCGTCCTCGGGCGCGCGGAACCTCGCGGCCGCCCCTCCTGCCGGCCGCGCCGCTTCGGACAGCGCCTGAGCGCCCCTGGACGGGCGCGGCGCAGCAGGCATCGACACTCGCCCATACAAGGAGGCTCCACGCCATGCGACGCAGAAGGACCGGCTTCACCCTGATCGAGCTACTCGTCGTCATCGCCATCATCGCGATCCTCGCGGCCATCCTGTTCCCGGTGTTCGCCCAGGCCCGCGAGAAGGCCCGCGCCGTCTCCTGCCTCAGCAACATGAAGCAGGTCAGCCTGGCGATGCTGATGTACGCGCAGGACTCCGACGAGAGCTTCGCAATCAACCGGCGCTTCGGGCCCGATCCGGCGGCGCCCCAGTGGTACTACACCTGGCGCTACGCCGTGCAGCCCTACGTCAAGAGCGACCCGCTCTGGCTCTGCGGCTCCGCTCCGCAGCACCTCAACGAGTTCAAGTGGACCGAGCTCAACGGGCCATTCATCGTGCCGCAGGGCTGCATCGCGGACGGATCAATGACCATCGACGACTACAACGCCACCCCGCGGCGTTGGCGCGGCTTCGCCAACTACGCCTCCAACGGCCACTGGTCGTGGTACGACAATCGCCTGGGCCTGGCCTACTTCGAGAAGCCCGCGGGCATCATCCTCCTCGTTGACATGCGCGACTTCTGGCCCGACATGGAGGCCTGGACGATCCCCTGGAACTTCGGCGACGGCTACGGCGCCATCGGCTGCTACCACAGCCGGGGCAACAACTGGGCCTTTGTCGACGGGCACGTCAAGTGGCAGCGCATCGCGCAGACGCTGGCCCCCGATTTCCAGTGGAACAACTACGCCGAGACCGACATGCCGGGAATTCCCTACACTGTCGCCGGCTTGCAGGCAGCCATCCCGCCCGCGTGCCGCTGAAGCGCCGCTCCGGAGCCCGGCCCGCCGGCCGGGCCGGGCTCCCCGCGCCGCCGAGAGGAGCGCACCCATGCGAAGGGAGATCCCCGCGCCCGTGGTGATCGGCATTCTGGTGGTGATCCTGGGCGCCATCGGCCTGGTCGTCTTCCGGTCCTTCCAGGGCCCCCCGGAGGGCACCGGGATCAGCGACGCGGACCTGCGCAAGCAGGTACAGTACCGGCAGCAGCACGGCATGCTGCCGACCGGCGCACCGCCGCCGGAAGGCCGGCCGCCCGCCCGCCGGTAGGGGGCCGGAGGGAGCCCTATCATGCGTACCGAACCAACGCCGGAGGAGATCGCCGCCTACCGCGACGACGGCTTCGTGGTGCTGCACGGCTTCCTCGAACCCGCCGAGCTGGAGGAGTGGCGCGCGGCCGTGGAGGAGGCCGTCGCGGCGCGGCAGGGAGCCGGCCTGCCGGGCGGCCGGTGGCGGCGCGACGAGGAGCACTCGGACGACTACTACGAGCGCGTGTTCGTGCAGCGTGTGAACCTCTGGATGGATAGCCCGCGCCTGCGCGGCCTGCTGCTCGATGAGCGCATCGGCCGCCTGGCCGCCGACCTGGCCGGCGTGGGCGGCGTGCGAATCTGGCACGATCAGGCGCTCATCAAGCCGCCGTGGGCCAACCCGACGGCATGGCACCTCGACGCGCCGTACTGGTCGTTCTCCTCGCGCGACGCCATCAGCCTCTGGCTCGCGCTCGACGACGCCACCGTGCGCAACGGATGCATGTACTTTCTGCCCGGTACCCACCGGCGGGCCACCTACGACAACGTGTCGATCGGGCGCAACCTGGGCGCGCTCTTCGGGGTCTATCCCGACTGGGCCTCGGAGGAGCCGCGTGCCGCCGAAATGCGCGCCGGCTCGTGCTCGTTCCACAACGGACTGGTGGCGCACGCGGCGGGACCCAACATGACTCCCCGGCCGCGCCGGGCGATGACGTGCGGCTTCATGCCGGACGGAGCGACCTTCAACGGCAAGCAGAACATCCTTTCGGACGCGCAGGTCGCCCGGCTCACGGTTGGCGATCCGCTGACGGACGAGCGGCAGAACCCCCTGGTCTTCTCGCGGGGCTCCGGCGCCGGGCAAGGAGGGCCGCATTGAGCGCGCACGCCCCGGAGCCCGTGGACTCGCCGGAGCCGGCGGCGACCGCGGAGCGAGCGCCGCGTCGCCGCGTACTGCTGACGACCGACTGCGGGACCGAGATGGACGATCAGTGGGCGCTGGCGCACCTGGCGCTCTCGCCGGAGTGGGACCTGGTGGGCGTCGTGACGACGCACGCGCCCAACCTGGCCGGTTCCGCCGCCGAGCGGACGGCCGAGGCGGCGCGCGAGGTGCTGCGGCGCGTCGCGCCGGGGTGCGGCGTGGAGGTGCGCGCGGGCTCCAGCGTCCCCCTGCCGGACGCGAGGACACCACTCGCGAACCGGGGCGTCGAGCGCATCCTGGAGCGCGCGGCAGTGCGCGGGCCGGAAGGGCGCCTGACGGTGCTTGCCATCGGCGCGGCCACCGACGTCGCTTCCGCCCTGCTGGCGGACCCCACGCTGGCGGAGCGGATCGAGGTCGTGGCGATGGGGTTCCAGGGCCGCAGTGTCGGTGGCGACGAGTGGAACGTGAAGAACGACCCGGCGGCCTGGCGGGTGCTCCTGGGGTCGCGCGTGCCGCTGACGGTGGGCGCCGCGGACGTCTGCAAGCGCCGCCTTCTGATGACCGGCGAGCGGGCCTGCGATCGGTTCGCGGGCCGCGGGCCGGTCGGCCGCTACCTCGCCGACCTGCTGATCGAGTGGCTCGGCGCCAACGGCGCGACGGCCAGCCTCGTCACCGGTCGGTCGGACGCCTGGCCCGTGTGGGACGAGATCGTCGTCGCGCACCTACTCGGGCTCTCCGCCGTGCGCCGGCATCCGCGCCCCCTGCTCCGCGAGGATCTGACCTTCGGAAGCCGGTCCGACGCGGCCGCGGACCGGGGCATCGACTGGATCACGGACGTCGACGATGCGGGCCTTTGGGAGGACCTGGCCGGCAAGCTGCTCCCTGGTGGTCGGTAGGAGCGAGCCGACGCCGCGCGCCGGCGCGAGTGTCCCCCCGGAGCGCGCGCTGGCGCCCCCCGGCCGTCGTGCGGGGGGTTCGCTCACGGCGGCGGCCTGGGTCGGCGTCGCCCTGGCGCCCCTCGTCTGCATCTGGGTGTTCCGCGCCGAGATCCTCTACCACTCGGCCGACCTGGCGTCCAACGCGCTGAGCCTTGCGGCGGTGGGGGTGCTGCTCGTCCTGCTGGCCCTGCGCGCCATCCTCCCGCGCCTTCTGAGCGCCCGCCGCGTGCTGCTGATCTACGCCGCGGTCGCCGGCACGGTGGGAATCTGCACGATGGGGATGGTGCAGTTCCTGATCACCACTCTGGCCGCGCCGTTCTGGTTCGCCAGTCCGTCCAATCGCTGGCAGGAGTTCCTGCCGCTGATCCCGGCCTGGGCCGCGCCCCGGTCGCCCGAGGTGGTGCGCGGGTTCTTTCTTGGCCGCTCCAGCCTCTACGCCCCCGGGGTGTGGCGGGCCTGGCTGACGCCGGCGCTCGCCTGGGGAGCGTTCCTGGCCGCGCTGCTGGCGGCACAGTACTGCCTGGCGCACCTCTTCTACCCGCGCTGGGCGCGGCAGGAGCGGCTCGCCTTTCCGGTGGTGCAGGTGCCCTTGGCGCTCGTGAACGCAGGCGCGTCCGGCCGCGGCGCGCTGCTCGCCGGCGCCGGGATCGCGCTCGCCGTGCAGGGGCTCAACACCGTCCATCACGCCGTGCCGGCCGTGCCGGGGCTGCGCGTGCTGCCCGTGGAGTTCGGCTCCACCCTGCCGGAGCCGTGGAACGCGGTCGGCACGCTGTGGTACAGCTTCTACCCCTGCATCATCGGCCTTTCGGCGCTCGTGCCCACCAACATCCTCTTCTCGTGCGTGTTCTTCTTTCTCCTGACCAAAGGCGAGAACGTGGCGGCGCAGGTCTGGGGCCTGCGGCAGGTCGGGCCGGCCGGCGCCGGATTCCCCTACGGCGGCGAGCAGGCGCAGGGCGCCGTGCTGGCGTTGGTGCTCGTGATCGTCTGGTCGGCCCGCGCTTCGCTGCGCGCCTCCCTTCGGCGTCCGACGGACCGCGCCGCCTGGGCGGTGCTGGCCCTCGCGACCGCGGCCCTGTGCGGCTTCGGCCTGGCCCTCGGCATGCGGCCGGTTTCGGTCGGCCTGCTGTTCGGGCTGTTCCTGCTCTTCATGCTGGGCTGCGCCTGGCTGCGGGCGGCCGTCGGGCCGGTGTGGAACCCGGGCAACGATGTGGCCTGGTGGGTGCGCGGCGTGGCCGCCGGCGGCCTGACGCCGGCCGACGGCGTCGGGTTGGCCTACCTGCGCTGGTTCTCGTTCGGCGATTGGCGGGCGCATGGCCTGCCGACGTACGCGGACATGATGCGGCTCTCCGAGGCGGCCGGGATCCCCCGGCGGCGGCTCGCCGGCGTGCTGGCGGCGGGCTCGCTCCTCGGAATCCTCGCCAGCCTGTGGGTCGCGCTGGACGTCTACTACCGCTACGGGGCCGCCACGGCGCTGACCGACCCGTGGCGCACCTACCAGGGGCGTCTCGCCTTCGAGAATCTGCGCTCGCAGATGGACGGCGTGGCGCCCGCGCCGGACCTGCCGCAGTGGGAGGCGGCCGCGTTCGGCCTCCTCGCGGTTCTGCTGCTGCAGGGCGCCAACAACCGGCTGCTCTGGTGGCCGTGGCACCCGGCGGGGTTCGTGATGGCGCAGACCGGCTCGCTCGAGTGGTTCTGGTGCCCGATGGCCATCGCGGGCGTCGCCAAGGCGCTGATCCTGCGCGCCGGCGGCATGCGCCTCTACCACCGCGCGCTGCCCTTCTTCGTCGGCCTGATCCTGGGCGACTACGCCCTCAGCGTGGCGCTGGCCCTCGTCGGCGCCGCGCTGCGTCTACCCATGTACAAACCCTTCCCGATCTGATTGGCGGTGCGCGACGCGCCCGACACATGAACGATGCGAGGCCCACTCATGCTGGCACTATGCGCGCTGGCCGCTCTCGGCCCCGAGGGAGCGGGAGATCGGCGCCGACTCGCTCCGGCCTTCCAGCCCGGACCGCGAACCTACAACTACGCCCCCTGCCTGGTGCGCGAGCCCGGCGCTCCCGCGTTGCACGCCTGGTACTGCGCGAACCGCACTCCGGGCGACGTCACCGACTACCTCTGTCACCGAAAGGCCACGCGGGTGAACGGGCGGTGGGAGTGGGGAGCCGAGGAGGTGGCGCTTGCTCCGGCCGAGCGCAGGGAGGCCTGGGACAGCCGGCACGCGTGTGACCCCGAGGTGGTGGCCGGGCGCTTTCGCTACCGCGGCCAGGACTGGCGCTACGCGCTGCTCTACCTGGGGTGCGACGCCGAGCGCTGCACGCACAACCAGGTCGGCGTGGCCTTCGCGCGCTCGCTGGACGGGCCGTGGACCCGCTACCCGGACCCGATCGTTCGCTACACGGAGCGGCCGGAGGGGGGAATCGTCGACGAGTACATCGGCTGGCCCGTCTACCGCTACTGGGGGGTGGGCCAGCCGGCGGCGCTCTCGCTGGACCGCGCCGGGCGCGTCCTCCTCTTCTTCTCGCGCGGCGAGGAGGAGCCCGGGGAGGAGATGGCCGTGGTGGACCTCTCGGACATGGACCGCGGGGCGGTCGTGACCGAGCGCGCGAAGGTGCCGACGGCGGGGCTGTGGCCCTCGGCCGAGGCCGGCTCGCGCAGCCTCACCAACGTGGCCGTCGCGCTGGACGAGCAGCGCGGCCGGCTCTACATGG encodes:
- a CDS encoding phytanoyl-CoA dioxygenase family protein, with protein sequence MRTEPTPEEIAAYRDDGFVVLHGFLEPAELEEWRAAVEEAVAARQGAGLPGGRWRRDEEHSDDYYERVFVQRVNLWMDSPRLRGLLLDERIGRLAADLAGVGGVRIWHDQALIKPPWANPTAWHLDAPYWSFSSRDAISLWLALDDATVRNGCMYFLPGTHRRATYDNVSIGRNLGALFGVYPDWASEEPRAAEMRAGSCSFHNGLVAHAAGPNMTPRPRRAMTCGFMPDGATFNGKQNILSDAQVARLTVGDPLTDERQNPLVFSRGSGAGQGGPH
- a CDS encoding DUF1559 domain-containing protein codes for the protein MRRRRTGFTLIELLVVIAIIAILAAILFPVFAQAREKARAVSCLSNMKQVSLAMLMYAQDSDESFAINRRFGPDPAAPQWYYTWRYAVQPYVKSDPLWLCGSAPQHLNEFKWTELNGPFIVPQGCIADGSMTIDDYNATPRRWRGFANYASNGHWSWYDNRLGLAYFEKPAGIILLVDMRDFWPDMEAWTIPWNFGDGYGAIGCYHSRGNNWAFVDGHVKWQRIAQTLAPDFQWNNYAETDMPGIPYTVAGLQAAIPPACR
- a CDS encoding LacI family DNA-binding transcriptional regulator, which gives rise to MSLTTVSFVLNGRTDRAISDETRERVLGAARELGYRPNGLVRGLVRGRTQTVGVVVPRLDSSFHATIVQGIQEVCARRDHRILLADSRHELEYEQRQVDLLLEHRVDGIISVAMPDDAPAERTRSWVGRLAAEGVAFLVVDDHSFGDLVDCVVSDDLRGARLAAEHLIALGHRRIAHLSAGQAMSSSRDRRAGYLAALAAAGVAPDERLIAGGSYFLRAEELRRAAEALLALPDRPTALFAANDDLAAEAIAAARDLGLHVPGDLAVAGYGNTEVGRHLEITSIHQEPLEMGRRAALRLSTRLEERDLPPEIELLPVRLVVRASSGARNLAAAPPAGRAASDSA
- a CDS encoding nucleoside hydrolase, whose amino-acid sequence is MSAHAPEPVDSPEPAATAERAPRRRVLLTTDCGTEMDDQWALAHLALSPEWDLVGVVTTHAPNLAGSAAERTAEAAREVLRRVAPGCGVEVRAGSSVPLPDARTPLANRGVERILERAAVRGPEGRLTVLAIGAATDVASALLADPTLAERIEVVAMGFQGRSVGGDEWNVKNDPAAWRVLLGSRVPLTVGAADVCKRRLLMTGERACDRFAGRGPVGRYLADLLIEWLGANGATASLVTGRSDAWPVWDEIVVAHLLGLSAVRRHPRPLLREDLTFGSRSDAAADRGIDWITDVDDAGLWEDLAGKLLPGGR